The nucleotide window CAgttaactgaacattttttgaTGCATCTTTCTACTAGCTTTGCATTACACATCAtcagaatatactttattgctTCTCAAGGGGGAAATACTTATTTGTTTACAAGCTATTACATCTCcaaagtgttaaatattaacaaaagcAACCATAAGtcacttattaaaaaaatatacacccACGTGTGAATGTTGTCtccaaaatagctcaagctcaaaTCTATCTGTGAACTTTTGCATTGGGTTATTTAGAGAGAAGTTGATGactatttacacagaaaatagaGGCTGGAGGTGGTTGGCCACTATTAACCTTTCTGTGTGAAGCGTGTACTTTCAGTGTGACCTGACACTGAAAGTGTCCATTTGGACTAAAAGgctttgtgaaaatgtataaaatagcGTTCGCTTTAACCACAAAAATAGTTGGGATTTTACACTTCATACATCTAAAATAcattactgattttttttttcttgttgcatgttctgttgtttttccacGTTCTACATTTATACTAAATGAATATTCCTAGATGCTGCAGTcctctgttattgtttttgaaaagcttatgaaagtaaataataaaccaCTTAACATCAAATAATATTTCCAAAGGGACACACGGGGTGTGAACACTTGTCACCCATTTTACACAAGAGTACTTAAACGCAACATGTATTTAAAAGGAGCAGCAGCGACACCTTGTGGCCACTCAGGTgatttcagaaacttttccCGTTTAATACGTGTCTCCCGCTCGTCAAATCCCGTTTGCAGCTTCCTTTCTGCTTCACTGAAACAAGCGGCGTATGTGAAAGGAAGAACCTCGGTGGCCGGTGGTCAAACATGGGGGAAACTATCCTACCTCGGCGCCTGTTCCTCTGGTGCATGGCGCTCATCTACATGGTAGCTTTTGTTTCCCTCTACGTTCAGATACCAGGTGAGACTGAAAGAAGccatctttctctctccctcttctccATGGACCGCGTTAGCATTGTTAGCTGAAAACTTGTAGCTGAGGCTTTCTGTGCTGCTGTGTTTACGTGGTGAAGGAGCGCCCGGAAACTTCTGCTATTCTGCGTACTGAGCTAGCTATGAGCTGCAGTCAAATCCAACCTGCTATAGTCACATGCTGGATATGTCTTTAAGCACGTCCACAACACAACTTTTACTAAAAGAATTATGATTGTAGCATGTAGCTGAAGTTCCAGAAAGTTCCTCCTGATTCTCGATTTATATTCCATATTCCATAATGCAGTTTCAGCTCAATTGCAgacctgcatgtttcagttgcATGTATTGAGTTTGAAATATcaaattcaaatgcaaaatcTGCACACATTGACATGGACAATAGAAAAGTTAGTCCCAGACTAATTAACATTCCTTGTATCCAGGTCTGTATGGGAATGATGGGCTGCTCCCTGCCCGCTGGCAGCTGCGGTACACTGGGAAGCCTCTCCTGGAACAGCTGCTGACCTCTCCCACCCTGCTGTGGCTGGGACCCCATCTGGGCTTGGACACCCAGACGGCCATGGAGCTGCTGTGTCTCACTGGGGCCGCTCTGAGCCTGGCAGCCACGTTGCTGGAGCCTCTGAGGGACAGCCTGGTCTTCTTCTGCCTCTGGGCCTTGTACTTGTCTATGTACCAAGTGAGTTTGCGATGGCCTTAGCctcctttcctcttttctctgacaCAGCATTTTTGTAATTTGCCTAAAAGTGTTTTCCTATTACAGGTGGGCCAGGTGTTCCTTTACTTCCAGTGGTAAGTGTTTTTGATATAGTTTGTGCTATAATCACAAATGAGAGACGGATGAGGAAaaggatttatgtttttttcaaactcagtcagattagatGTGGAATTATCTGATTATTCCTTTTCAAGTCTGCCCATAAATTCTCAAATACAtatagatctggactttgactaagccaaTCTGACAAATGCATGCTCTTATCAATATCCTTTCCAGTTCTGGATCTATCTGGATGTTTGATGAACCTCTGCTCCACACTCAAGTTTCTTTCAGGCTCTtacaggttttcttcctgtaTCGACCTGCATTAATTTCCACCATTCCTCCCTTTAACTCTGACCTGCTTTCCTGTCTTTGTTTGGGGTTAAAAAAGTTGAGATCTGTGTTGGTACTTCTCCACACCGAACGTTTTGTATGTATGCAAAGAAATATGCTGTTTAGTTACTTAGCTGCAGTGGCTTTTAATTAAGGATCccaaataaaaatgctgcatgccacactttttacatttctcaTTTGTTGAAGCTTGTGATTGTAATGCACAAGCATTACCTCACATTAAGATGTGCAGGCcagttcagttttcattttcacacagtCTCTACAAACAACAGTCGGACGCTGCTTTGTCGTCATAGTGATGTTTGGCTCTGCTGCTGTGCAACAGAACTGCAGATAACTCACTCATGATGAGATCCTCTAGTCCCCTCTCTTTCTGCATCTTTTCCTGCTtcctttttatgttattttttttccggTCTGCAGGGACAACTTGCTGCTTGAGACCGGGTTCCTCTGTATCCTTGTGGCTCCCCTGAGATTAATAAGGGGATCTCGAGCGGTCAGAGAGCACGATCCTGTGACCTTCTGGCTGATTCGCTGGCTGCTCTTCAGGCTGATGTTTGCCTCAGGAGTGGTGAAGCTCACCTCCCGTTGTCCCACGTGGTGGGGCCTCACAGGTACAAGTGTGAATCGCACGAAACGCTGCAGGTGTTACCGGATTTCATTGGAAAATCTGTCTGATGGGTTATGTTTCTTGTGTCTGTGTTCAACAGCTCTGACATATCATTATGAAACTCAGTGCATCCCTACTCCACTGGCCTGGTTTGCCCACCAGTTGCCGGTCTGGTGGCAGAAGCTCAGCGTAGTGGGAACATTCGTTATAGAAATCCCTGTACCGTTTCTCTTCTTCAGTCCTTTGCGACGGCTGCGACTTGCTGCCTTTTATATGCAGGTGAGAAGAGAAGTGAAATGAGATTCTTGAATGCTTCCTAAGAGTCCAGATATTCATTGATTGACTGTTCTCTAACCTATTTTTGTTCCAGTCTTAGTTGCTAGTGTCTTATTAGTTGTTCATTTATTAATAAggtaaatattagattttttttcttcttttctacattttgtttgtaaattggGTCGTTTTTGTTCTCTGTGTAGTTTCTTCTTCAGGTGCTCATCATTTTGTCCGGTAATTACAACTTTTTCAATCTGCTGACGGTGACCCTCTGTCTGTCCCTTCTGGATGACCGCCACGTCAACTTTTGGCTCCGCAAAGCAGACAAATCTGGAGACGAGAACAACGGTACATGCTGGCAATTCACTTGCATTTCCTCCCATTGCTAACCtgcaaagcagtttttattttttatactttgagTAGATGTGGAagattttgaaagaaagaaagcatttCTTGTTGGTGGATTATCTGTCAGACTTGAAAATCTATAATGAAGTTTTCAAGTTTTAGACAGGGATAATATAAGGCGAGTCTGGCAAAGTATGAACTTTGCTTTCATTAGATTACCTTTTATCACCactatgcaaaaataaaaaatggataaatgttgaaattattgGTGTTGATCCATGCATAAATATGTCTGTACAAACATGTATTCATGTTTAGGAAGAGCAATGATCATGATTGAAAAGTAGGGAGGAATTACTGTTTATAACAGGATATGGAATTTGAATTTACAACCTATCTAGCTTTAAAGAATGGCTCAATTAATTGAGAACAAACTTATTCTAGGCAGAGACATTTCCAGTTCTGTATAAGGATGGAAAAATTAAGCATTGGGACAAGCTTTCTacactttttgatttttaggacacagaaaaaaaaatctaatattggCTAATAAATATAGGGGATTTAACAAAACAACTTAATTGTGACATTTCAACTCACTGAAAATTACACGGGCTTGCTGTCGgttcctgatttaaaaaaaataaatgagtattTAGTTTACaggggtttcccccagaaaacttgctgtGCTTGGGGCAGCAGGGCAGTCATCCAGCCGCCCGCCAtaattttgagttaaaaaattatgaaagttgacagaaaatttgtaaatataacATGATATTTATGCATTACTGGAAGATcaatacctaaacaccaactataaagtcttaaaaaaggcagtaattagaaaaaaataataaatgaacaatGTTAAACCTGGTTTGAAGTGGTGGGTGCAcaagtaatatatatataatacactGTAGAAAACCCTGGTGTAGGATACTCCCGtccaacaattttttttattttgttccagatGCCAATAACAGGACATATTATTCTATaccaaattacaaaaattgGACGCTGAActtgttaaattgttttacttAAAGATTTGTCAAACCTACAGATAAGACTTAATTAGTATTAAATCAACCTctgacaacatttttgtttttttccaagatgATCAGAACTTGTAAAAAGCCTCTTATTTGCAGAAACACATTCATTctacttatttgtttatttttctctccatagaCTCCAAGCTGTTGCTGTGGCTTTCTCGCTTAGCGGAGCTGCTAGTTTGGACTCTCTTGATCTTTGGAACAATCATCTGGTTCGACCTGCAGGTGGATTCAGCCAAGCACAGTGTCTCATCGCGCACAGGTCGGTAGCTCTGCTTCAGTTTCCAAGAAACGTTTGGAAAAATTTGGCACTTCATTACTTTGGTATTCATTTGACGTTTGCAGCATTCACATACCACCAGTTTAACCAGTTTCTGAAGACTGTCACCATCCCCTGCATCTGGATCGGTGTCCTCTCGCTCACCTGGGAGTTGGTCACAT belongs to Gambusia affinis linkage group LG08, SWU_Gaff_1.0, whole genome shotgun sequence and includes:
- the lmf2a gene encoding lipase maturation factor 2a, with the translated sequence MGETILPRRLFLWCMALIYMVAFVSLYVQIPGLYGNDGLLPARWQLRYTGKPLLEQLLTSPTLLWLGPHLGLDTQTAMELLCLTGAALSLAATLLEPLRDSLVFFCLWALYLSMYQVGQVFLYFQWDNLLLETGFLCILVAPLRLIRGSRAVREHDPVTFWLIRWLLFRLMFASGVVKLTSRCPTWWGLTALTYHYETQCIPTPLAWFAHQLPVWWQKLSVVGTFVIEIPVPFLFFSPLRRLRLAAFYMQFLLQVLIILSGNYNFFNLLTVTLCLSLLDDRHVNFWLRKADKSGDENNDSKLLLWLSRLAELLVWTLLIFGTIIWFDLQVDSAKHSVSSRTAFTYHQFNQFLKTVTIPCIWIGVLSLTWELVTSMFRCACISGFLKRFWGMIQWTVFAAAAVSMFAVSLVPFSYIEYDSHSRLWPGVRQAYGLVDRYQLVNSYGLFRRMTGVGGRPEVVIEGSNDGNTWTEIEFMYKPGNVSASPPVVTPHQPRLDWQMWFAALGPQTQSPWFTSLMYRLLQGKREVIELIQTDVSKYPFHEEPPTYLRAHRYRYWFTEPKANGSFPERWWRRVYDEEFYPRVHLGNTFLEGMLTQFGLKDKSASRRVSNTAVAQAVRWVRAQFRGVPTHTLIWTLIACSATFCLLQGLRGQTRHTDQTAVTNKAAEKVDDLLPDLSEEKQAKEDESEKNTEDEEEDENEQKVDSENDDEEELVKKDESHDESF